One window of the Halobacillus litoralis genome contains the following:
- a CDS encoding AAA family ATPase has product MHPQAKAAKPGAINIVLNDTKDRAVPDPRKDVREQPATPFRRIDEFFSTIIGMQDLKKRMKEIYAQVLITQKRKDAGLKANPQVLHMVFKGNPGTGKTTVARMVAALFQEIDVLEKGHFIEADRSDLVGEYIGHTAQKTKELIRKALGGVLFIDEAYSLARGGEKDFGKEAIDTLVKCMEDHHDELIIILAGYPDEMDDFLTINPGLASRFPIQLSFSNYNPEELSAIAFGMIEEREYCLTKEAKRKLHQHLQSVCWEKRENFSNARYVRNLIEEAIRKHAWRVIGSPNPKKTTLMTLQSEDFNVQTKHTYIH; this is encoded by the coding sequence GTGCATCCGCAAGCAAAAGCAGCGAAGCCTGGCGCGATCAATATCGTCTTGAATGATACAAAAGATAGAGCTGTCCCTGATCCGAGGAAGGACGTGCGGGAACAGCCGGCAACCCCTTTTCGTAGAATTGATGAATTTTTTTCTACTATTATAGGTATGCAGGATTTAAAAAAGCGCATGAAAGAAATCTATGCGCAGGTTTTAATTACTCAAAAAAGGAAAGATGCCGGTCTGAAAGCCAACCCCCAGGTGTTACACATGGTTTTCAAAGGGAACCCGGGCACAGGAAAAACGACAGTAGCCCGGATGGTAGCTGCATTGTTTCAAGAAATCGATGTTCTGGAAAAGGGGCATTTTATTGAAGCTGACCGGAGTGATTTAGTCGGTGAGTATATCGGTCACACCGCTCAAAAAACGAAAGAATTGATTCGTAAAGCTCTCGGTGGGGTACTTTTCATAGATGAAGCTTACTCGCTTGCCCGCGGCGGAGAGAAGGACTTCGGTAAAGAAGCTATTGATACGCTGGTGAAATGTATGGAAGACCACCATGATGAATTGATCATCATCCTGGCAGGATACCCTGATGAAATGGATGATTTTTTGACGATCAATCCCGGCTTAGCTTCAAGGTTCCCGATTCAGCTTTCTTTTTCCAATTACAATCCCGAAGAACTTTCGGCTATCGCTTTTGGGATGATCGAGGAAAGGGAATATTGTTTAACAAAAGAAGCAAAAAGAAAATTACATCAGCATTTACAGTCTGTATGCTGGGAGAAACGTGAGAATTTTTCCAATGCGAGGTATGTAAGAAACCTTATTGAAGAAGCTATACGAAAGCATGCATGGCGTGTGATCGGTAGTCCAAATCCCAAGAAAACAACCTTGATGACACTGCAGTCAGAAGATTTCAATGTGCAGACTAAACATACCTACATCCACTAG
- a CDS encoding helix-turn-helix domain-containing protein, which produces MVHERIRSLRKERRFTQSMLAEKVGVSAQVVSNWERNYTSPDLEDLTKIAHSLHTTADYLLGLSDEFEDEMREIKQLLETKGYNKPVFFDKKAWFGIQPDEIKQIDNYFRFLLQQKDIS; this is translated from the coding sequence GTGGTTCATGAAAGAATTCGTTCGCTTAGAAAAGAGAGACGTTTTACACAATCGATGTTAGCTGAAAAAGTCGGTGTCTCGGCACAAGTCGTATCGAACTGGGAGCGTAATTATACATCTCCAGATCTGGAGGATTTGACAAAAATCGCCCACTCTCTTCATACCACTGCAGATTATCTTCTCGGTTTAAGTGATGAATTTGAAGATGAAATGCGCGAAATCAAGCAGCTCCTGGAAACAAAGGGTTACAACAAACCAGTCTTTTTCGATAAAAAAGCATGGTTCGGCATTCAACCTGATGAAATTAAGCAGATTGATAATTATTTCCGTTTCTTACTCCAACAAAAAGATATTTCCTGA
- the hflX gene encoding GTPase HflX — protein MSEKELVVLVARKDPEELEDRFQSSLKELQSLTETADGEVAKIITQKRERVHPATYLGEGKLEEIKQEADDSGAELVIFNDELSPGQLRNISEKVGRRVIDRSQLILDIFASRARTKEGKLQVELAQLQYLLPRLAGQGTEMSRLGGGIGTRGPGETKLESDRRHIRRRIDDIKKRLDTVVKQRQQYRKRRKDNRAFQIAIVGYTNAGKSTFFNRVTESQSFEEDLLFATLDPLTRQVSLPSGFQALVSDTVGFIQDLPTTLVAAFRSTLEEVTEADFVLHMVDAAHSDHLQQEKTVLKLLEDLGADHLPVLTVYNKKDLLTEDFIPDAYPSLTVSVHDPIDLKRVLNKIEEVLKEEWHEYDVFVHASEGKRLQQFKSYSMVTSMHFYEEKEGYALHGFIHPAHPLKHQIL, from the coding sequence ATGAGTGAAAAAGAATTAGTCGTGTTAGTTGCAAGAAAAGATCCTGAAGAATTGGAGGACCGCTTTCAGTCCTCCTTGAAAGAACTTCAATCTTTGACTGAAACAGCTGATGGTGAAGTCGCTAAGATCATCACACAAAAGCGAGAGCGGGTTCACCCGGCTACATATCTGGGCGAAGGGAAATTAGAAGAAATCAAACAGGAAGCGGATGACTCGGGCGCGGAGCTCGTTATTTTCAATGACGAGCTTTCACCAGGCCAACTTCGGAATATTTCTGAAAAGGTTGGACGCAGAGTCATTGACCGCAGCCAGTTGATTTTGGATATTTTTGCTTCTCGAGCCCGGACAAAAGAGGGAAAATTGCAGGTCGAACTTGCTCAGTTACAATATTTGCTCCCACGCCTGGCTGGTCAAGGGACAGAGATGTCACGCCTTGGTGGAGGAATAGGGACGCGGGGTCCTGGTGAAACAAAGCTGGAAAGTGACCGCCGTCACATCCGCCGCCGGATTGATGACATTAAGAAGCGGCTGGATACTGTCGTTAAACAACGGCAGCAATACCGTAAGCGCCGCAAAGACAACCGCGCTTTTCAAATAGCGATTGTCGGCTATACGAATGCCGGAAAATCAACATTTTTCAATCGCGTAACTGAAAGCCAGTCTTTTGAGGAAGATCTGCTGTTCGCCACTCTCGATCCTTTAACTAGACAAGTGAGTCTCCCATCAGGGTTCCAAGCGTTAGTTTCAGATACAGTTGGCTTCATTCAAGATCTACCGACAACATTGGTCGCTGCCTTTCGTTCGACTTTGGAAGAGGTGACAGAAGCTGATTTCGTCCTGCATATGGTGGATGCTGCCCACTCGGACCACCTTCAACAGGAGAAAACGGTATTGAAGCTGCTGGAGGATTTGGGTGCCGATCATTTACCCGTTCTGACTGTGTATAATAAGAAAGATTTACTCACGGAGGATTTCATTCCTGATGCCTACCCTTCTTTGACCGTCAGTGTGCATGACCCGATTGATTTAAAGCGGGTATTGAATAAAATCGAAGAAGTCCTCAAAGAAGAATGGCATGAATACGATGTGTTTGTACATGCTTCAGAAGGGAAAAGACTGCAGCAATTCAAATCATACAGTATGGTTACCTCCATGCATTTTTATGAAGAGAAAGAAGGATATGCGCTACATGGTTTCATCCATCCAGCCCACCCTCTGAAACATCAGATATTATAA
- the hfq gene encoding RNA chaperone Hfq, which translates to MAQSVNIQDNYLNQLRKERMQVTVFLLNGFQLRGVIKAFDNFTVLLETDGKQQLIFKHAISTFAPMKNVSLDKE; encoded by the coding sequence ATGGCCCAATCGGTTAATATCCAAGACAATTATTTGAATCAATTAAGAAAAGAACGTATGCAGGTGACTGTCTTTCTGCTTAATGGTTTCCAATTGAGAGGCGTCATCAAAGCATTTGACAACTTCACTGTGCTCCTTGAAACTGATGGTAAGCAACAGTTGATATTTAAACACGCCATTTCGACATTCGCACCAATGAAGAATGTGTCGTTGGATAAAGAATAG
- the miaA gene encoding tRNA (adenosine(37)-N6)-dimethylallyltransferase MiaA has product MKPLVISVVGPTAVGKSKLGVKIAERFDGEVISGDSMQIYRTMDIGTAKITEEEMCGIPHHMIDIKDPDESFSVAEFQADVQELINDVYERGKVPVLVGGTGLYIQATLEDFNFSDEKKDTEVIKRLEKELEEKGKEYMFERLHAVDPQQAVRIHPNNERRLIRALELYETTGRVMSEFHEEQAGESPFRPVMIGLEMDRELLYRRINRRVDQMVEEGLVEEVQRLYKQGLTEAQSMKAIGYKELIPYFRGEYSLARSIELLKRNSRRYAKRQYTYFKNKMEIQWYEIDENNYNDKFETILDDLAGKIG; this is encoded by the coding sequence ATGAAACCTTTAGTCATTTCGGTGGTTGGACCGACAGCTGTCGGTAAATCGAAATTAGGGGTCAAAATCGCTGAGCGCTTTGATGGTGAGGTGATCAGCGGTGATTCCATGCAGATTTACAGGACGATGGATATCGGGACGGCTAAAATCACTGAAGAAGAGATGTGTGGTATACCGCACCATATGATCGATATCAAAGATCCAGATGAAAGTTTTTCTGTGGCTGAATTTCAGGCGGATGTCCAGGAATTGATTAACGACGTCTATGAACGTGGGAAGGTTCCCGTTCTCGTCGGGGGGACAGGTTTATACATACAGGCAACTTTGGAAGACTTCAATTTTTCAGACGAGAAAAAAGATACAGAGGTTATCAAGCGCCTGGAAAAGGAACTCGAAGAAAAGGGCAAAGAGTATATGTTCGAACGTCTTCATGCAGTCGATCCACAACAGGCAGTTCGAATTCACCCTAACAATGAGCGGCGTTTGATACGTGCCCTGGAACTTTATGAAACTACAGGCAGGGTTATGAGTGAGTTTCACGAAGAACAAGCTGGAGAATCCCCTTTCCGACCGGTTATGATCGGTTTGGAGATGGATAGAGAACTGTTATATCGTCGTATCAACCGGAGAGTCGATCAAATGGTCGAAGAAGGATTAGTGGAAGAGGTTCAACGACTCTACAAGCAAGGTTTGACTGAAGCGCAATCCATGAAAGCGATCGGTTACAAAGAATTGATCCCTTATTTTCGAGGAGAGTATAGCCTTGCTCGTTCCATTGAGCTGTTGAAACGAAATTCAAGACGGTACGCAAAGCGTCAATACACGTACTTTAAAAATAAAATGGAGATTCAATGGTATGAAATCGATGAGAACAATTACAATGATAAATTTGAAACTATTTTAGACGATTTAGCAGGAAAGATAGGCTAA
- the mutL gene encoding DNA mismatch repair endonuclease MutL yields MARIRLMPDHLANKIAAGEVVERPASVVKELVENSVDAGATWVKVDLMEAGLQRIRIIDNGAGMEKEDVERAFHRHATSKIMDENDLFHVRTLGFRGEALASIAAVSRLSVQTSTGDQAGTKLEFEGGTLLQQGKSDARQGTDITVEELFFNTPARLKYMKTIHTELGHITDVLNRMALANPEIQFTCTHNEKQIFKTNGRGELLQVVANIYGMNVAKKMVPVEAETADFKVKGYIAKPEVYRASRQYMSTVINGRFIRSIPLNKAILGGYHTLLPIGKSPVVVLNIDMDPILVDVNVHPSKLEVRFSKEKELFELIEDTIRQAFRKQTLIPDVQETKAKPKKEKSHQGSFDLYETRKEEAHRQREAATDHLFESHQEEPPQRNSFNEEQDELVKEMAAYETGIDQPEEDSGSHEKVSAPEKGEYRVPAMYPIGQLHGTYIMAQNEDGLYIVDQHAAQERIKYEFFRDKLTEVDHEVQELLVPMTFDFSKQESLRIEEFREDLEKAGLFFETFGETSYIIRSHPQWFPKGFEQEVIDEMIQQLMNEDRIDILKLREEAAILMSCKRSIKANHYLNQSDMFQLLEDLRKSTDPFTCPHGRPIIVFFSEYEMEKMFKRVM; encoded by the coding sequence ATGGCGCGTATCCGACTGATGCCTGACCATTTAGCCAATAAAATAGCTGCTGGAGAAGTCGTCGAACGCCCTGCCTCTGTCGTGAAAGAGCTGGTAGAAAACAGTGTTGATGCAGGGGCGACATGGGTGAAAGTCGATTTGATGGAAGCTGGTTTACAGCGTATCCGGATTATAGACAATGGTGCAGGGATGGAAAAAGAAGATGTAGAACGTGCATTTCATCGACACGCCACAAGTAAGATCATGGATGAGAATGATCTGTTCCATGTGCGTACACTAGGTTTTCGGGGAGAAGCTCTTGCCAGTATCGCAGCAGTCAGCCGGCTGAGCGTCCAAACATCGACCGGCGACCAGGCAGGAACAAAGCTGGAATTTGAAGGAGGGACACTCCTTCAGCAAGGAAAAAGTGATGCGCGACAAGGGACGGATATTACCGTAGAAGAACTTTTCTTCAATACTCCGGCTCGATTGAAGTATATGAAAACCATCCATACAGAACTGGGCCACATTACTGATGTTCTTAACCGGATGGCGCTGGCTAATCCGGAAATCCAGTTCACCTGCACTCATAACGAAAAACAAATATTCAAAACAAATGGACGCGGGGAGCTTCTTCAAGTCGTTGCGAATATATATGGCATGAATGTCGCAAAAAAAATGGTTCCCGTGGAAGCGGAAACGGCAGATTTCAAAGTGAAGGGTTATATTGCTAAACCAGAAGTCTACAGAGCCTCCCGTCAATACATGTCTACAGTCATAAACGGACGTTTTATCCGCAGTATCCCATTAAATAAAGCAATCCTCGGTGGGTATCATACCCTCTTGCCTATTGGGAAAAGTCCGGTTGTCGTTTTGAATATCGATATGGACCCCATTCTTGTTGATGTGAACGTTCATCCATCTAAGTTAGAAGTAAGGTTCAGTAAGGAAAAGGAATTGTTCGAGTTGATCGAAGATACGATCAGACAGGCTTTTCGTAAACAAACACTCATCCCGGATGTCCAGGAGACAAAAGCCAAACCGAAAAAAGAAAAATCTCACCAGGGTTCTTTTGATTTATACGAAACTCGTAAAGAAGAGGCTCACCGGCAGAGGGAGGCAGCAACTGATCATCTGTTCGAAAGCCATCAGGAAGAACCACCTCAGCGTAATTCTTTTAATGAAGAACAAGATGAACTTGTAAAAGAAATGGCTGCCTATGAAACTGGAATCGATCAGCCGGAAGAGGATTCCGGGTCCCATGAAAAAGTGAGTGCTCCTGAAAAAGGAGAATACCGGGTCCCGGCCATGTATCCTATCGGACAGCTTCACGGTACTTATATCATGGCTCAAAACGAAGATGGATTGTATATCGTTGATCAGCATGCTGCGCAAGAGAGGATCAAATATGAGTTCTTCCGTGATAAATTGACAGAAGTCGATCATGAAGTACAAGAGCTTCTTGTACCTATGACGTTTGATTTCTCTAAACAAGAAAGTTTACGGATTGAAGAATTCAGAGAAGATTTAGAAAAAGCGGGGCTCTTTTTTGAAACTTTCGGTGAAACCAGTTACATCATCAGGAGCCATCCGCAATGGTTTCCGAAAGGTTTTGAGCAGGAAGTGATCGATGAGATGATCCAGCAATTGATGAATGAGGATCGCATCGATATTCTCAAGCTGAGAGAAGAAGCGGCGATACTCATGTCATGCAAACGCTCCATAAAAGCGAACCATTATCTTAATCAATCAGATATGTTTCAGTTGTTGGAGGATTTAAGAAAATCGACGGATCCTTTCACCTGCCCGCATGGCCGCCCGATCATCGTTTTCTTTTCCGAGTATGAAATGGAAAAAATGTTCAAGCGAGTAATGTGA